From Salvia splendens isolate huo1 chromosome 16, SspV2, whole genome shotgun sequence, a single genomic window includes:
- the LOC121772347 gene encoding uncharacterized protein LOC121772347, translating into MAPVQENFSQMKKLLNLCLFLVFITSTLISTAQSQNHHLFSRSRLLLQLEEDDHHHDQPIITKKTTKNHSKLIKPSTSNSPKNQTKLPKTPNPSPKNQTKLPKNQAKDSAFEVITKNQTKLIKSLPTPPKNKTTKTTPSPPTTPKPKIKKPSDQSKIKPLPKPQIKKPSDQPKIKTLSKTHHQKAPEEPEEEDLVSEFTDLPSKFQETFLTKYNSQFTNNFKPYVGSRYASIAASFISFAFITIPLILVSLLFTKITAYFSLQKLILFIQIYLSIYFSILSLSALITNLEPLKLFYAAAQSAYVAVQVFQTLGYVLYLLLLIMYLVLVFSTESGAAARALALVQTAVGLAVGLHYYTAVFHRAVLRQPPRASWKVHTVYATCFVVICLLGRLDRRKKAYLQEGGEEGKKS; encoded by the coding sequence atggccCCAGTTCAAGAGAATTTCAGCCAAATGAAGAAGCTGCTAAATCTGTGTCTATTCCTAGTTTTCATCACTTCAACATTGATTTCCACAGCTCAATCTCAAAATCACCACCTTTTTAGCAGATCAAGATTGCTCCTTCAGTTAGAAGAAGATGATCATCACCATGATCAGCCAATCATCACCAAGAAAACCACCAAAAACCATTCCAAACTCATCAAACCATCTACCTCAAATTCACCCAAGAACCAAACCAAACTCCCCAAAACCCCAAACCCTTCCCCCAAAAACCAAACCAAACTCCCCAAAAACCAAGCCAAAGACTCAGCCTTTGAGGTGATCACCAAGAACCAAACAAAACTCATCAAATCACTCCCAACCCCCCCCAAGAACAAGACCACCAAAACCACCCCTTCACCACCCACAACCCCCAAACCCAAGATCAAGAAACCCTCAGACCAATCCAAGATCAAACCTTTACCCAAACCCCAGATCAAGAAACCCTCAGACCAACCCAAGATCAAAACTTTATCCAAAACCCACCACCAGAAAGCTCCAGAAGAGCCGGAAGAAGAAGACCTCGTCTCAGAATTCACAGACCTCCCATCAAAATTCCAAGAAACATTCCTCACCAAATACAACTCCCAATTCACAAACAACTTCAAGCCCTACGTCGGAAGCCGCTACGCCTCCATCGCCGCCTCCTTCATCTCCTTCGCATTCATCACCATCCCTCTAATCCTCGTCTCCCTCCTCTTCACCAAGATCACCGCCTACTTCTCCCTCCAAAAACTCATCCTCTTCATCCAAATCTACCTCTCCATCTACTTCTCAATCCTCTCCTTATCCGCCCTGATCACCAATTTGGAGCCCTTGAAGCTCTTCTACGCAGCGGCGCAGTCGGCCTACGTGGCGGTGCAGGTTTTCCAAACCCTAGGGTACGTGTTGTACCTGCTGCTGCTGATCATGTACCTCGTGCTGGTGTTCTCGACAGAGAGCGGCGCCGCGGCGAGGGCACTGGCGCTGGTGCAGACGGCGGTGGGGCTCGCGGTGGGCTTGCATTACTACACCGCGGTGTTCCACCGGGCCGTGCTGCGCCAGCCGCCGAGGGCCAGCTGGAAGGTGCACACAGTTTACGCAACGTGTTTCGTTGTGATTTGTTTGCTGGGGAGGCTTGATAGGAGGAAAAAGGCCTATTTGCAAGAGGGTGGTGAGGAGGGGAAGAAGAGttga
- the LOC121772597 gene encoding uncharacterized protein LOC121772597 gives MSRATPLRKPHTSTSDLLTWSESPSPTVSSSASAARVNQPADGVGKVLFGGQITDEEAENLNKRKPCSGYKLKEMNGSKIFAGDSEHGSTESGASDGNFNNRTSVRIVQQAAIGISQISFSTEERISPKKPTTVPEVAKQRELSGTIESDSEGRIRKQLSNAKSKELSGTDIFGPPSEAPARSSARASGIKGNNDMGEPAPRALRTSVKVSNPAGGQSNILFGDEPVVKTSKKIHDQKFAELTGNNIFKGDVPPGSAEKPLSVAKLKEMSGNDIFSDGKAESRDYFGGVRKPPGGESSIALV, from the exons atgtcgAGAGCTACACCTCTTCGGAAGCCTCACACTTCTACTTCAGATCTGCTCACTTGGTCAGAATCTCCGTCGCCCACTgtttcctcctccgcctccgccgctCGTGTTAACCAG CCTGCCGACGGAGTTGGTAAGGTGCTGTTTGGCGGCCAGATTACTGACGAGGAAGCTGAAAATCTTAACAAAAG GAAGCCTTGCTCGGGCTATAAACTGAAGGAGATGAATGGCAGCAAAATATTTGCAGGTGACAGTGAACATGGTTCAACAGAATCCGGAGCGTCTGATGGTAATTTCAATAACCGAACATCAGTCCGCATTGTTCAG CAAGCTGCGATAGGTATCAGTCAGATTTCCTTCAGCACAGAAGAGAGGATTTCACCTAAAAAGCCGACCACTGTTCCTGAGGTGGCAAAGCAACGTGAGCTGAGTGGAACGATAGAAAGTGATTCAGAGGGCCGAATCAGGAAGCAGCTCTCGAATGCTAAATCTAAGGAACTGAGTGGTACTGACATCTTCGGCCCTCCTTCCGAAGCTCCTGCTCGATCGTCTGCCCGAGCTAGTGGAATAAAGGGGAACAATGACATGGGAGAGCCTGCACCACGAGCTCTACGCACTTCTGTCAAAGTTTCTAAT CCTGCAGGAGGTCAGAGCAACATCCTATTTGGAGACGAACCAGTGGTGAAGACGTCCAAGAAAATTCACGACCAGAAGTTTGCAGAGCTGACGGGAAACAACATTTTCAAGGGAGACGTTCCTCCGGGATCAGCTGAAAAGCCGTTGAGCGTGGCCAAGTTGAAAGAAATGAGCGGGAATGATATCTTTTCAGACGGCAAGGCTGAGTCCAGGGACTACTTTGGTGGGGTCAGGAAACCACCTGGTGGTGAGAGCAGCATCGCGTTGGTTTGA